Genomic segment of uncultured Desulfobacter sp.:
AAATGATTTTTGATGATTTTTTATGGCCTGTGACCTTTCCATCCGTGCCCACGGCCTGGTTACCCCCTTGGGTCGAAAATTTTGCCAGCCTGAAGGAAGAGATCACATCCACCCGGTCTCCGGCCCTGAGCCGCCCGCACATGCCGTCGCTGTCTTCCACCTCTAAGCTGATGGCCCGCATGCCTGGTGTGATCCGGCTGGTCAAACCCACAGATAAGTATCCCTGTCGGACAAATCCAGTTCCCGGCAGGTAGGCCACTGCGGAGGCTGTTTCCCTGGCGCTGTCATCCGGGTTTCGAAGCACCAGCCGTAACCGGGCAGACTCATCCAGGGACGCCAGGCCAATTGCCTGGTCCAGGCTGACCAGCAGTTGGATGGTCCACTCTTTTTTCTTTTTCAGTGCCTTGTCTGTGAGCTGCTTTTTAAAAAATGATTCCGCCACATCAAAGATGGTGACATCCTGCAACACAGCCCTGGCCACACGCCCTTTTTCGGAAATGCCAAGGTCTGTCACGGCAATAACATCCACTCTGTCATTTTTTGCAAGTTCCCGGCTGACGCCGGATACTTCATCCACCTTAATGGTGACAAGCCGCATTCCCTTGGGAATTAACCGGGAGTAGGTTTTAGGTACGGGCGTTTCCACGGCGGCCTGTGTTTCCGGTTGCCGTTTTTCAGACGAAGCGGCAACCGCCTGTTTTTGGGAAGGTGAGTGTCTATATATGGAATACGCCTTGACTGCCAGGAGTGCCATGAGCAAAGAGAACAAAATTGAAATCAAGGTCCTTGGGTTAAACATGAAAATCTCCTTGGGCGGCAGTTTCAAGGAAAGGCTGCCAGGGCAACCGCCCCTATGGTTTCCGGAATCATACCTTCGGGTAAATAGCCGGCCAGAAAGCTGTATGCCAGTTTTTGGACCCGGACCTCAAGATAGAAAAGCTCCCCGGTTTCATCAACCTCTTCATTGTCTTGGTTGATGTATTTCACCTCTATATCATTGTCCTGGATTGACCCCAGCCAGAATGAACGGCGGACCATCTGCTTTGCAATTTCCCCCGGATCTTTAT
This window contains:
- a CDS encoding TadE/TadG family type IV pilus assembly protein, which gives rise to MPPGKKNDGSTAVEFAMLLPVWLMIFFAFLDYGWYLTNIFVLDHAVTAGARAGVKVKYWLEPDDDAYKDPGEIAKQMVRRSFWLGSIQDNDIEVKYINQDNEEVDETGELFYLEVRVQKLAYSFLAGYLPEGMIPETIGAVALAAFP
- the cpaB gene encoding Flp pilus assembly protein CpaB, whose product is MFNPRTLISILFSLLMALLAVKAYSIYRHSPSQKQAVAASSEKRQPETQAAVETPVPKTYSRLIPKGMRLVTIKVDEVSGVSRELAKNDRVDVIAVTDLGISEKGRVARAVLQDVTIFDVAESFFKKQLTDKALKKKKEWTIQLLVSLDQAIGLASLDESARLRLVLRNPDDSARETASAVAYLPGTGFVRQGYLSVGLTSRITPGMRAISLEVEDSDGMCGRLRAGDRVDVISSFRLAKFSTQGGNQAVGTDGKVTGHKKSSKIILQNVMVISTDQPVDLLTGAQKSSAVVSLMVTPAQAEKIALLSDASKDTLLRLILRNPADTGHIHTAGALFSEQVLTEKRPFKVIDIIKGTKTYPRKYYED